The window aaatagtagttggagtcttggaaatttggatattttcacatggtAGCTTCTAaaaaggtatcaaggtaatataatgttaacggtcTGATTTTTACCCAGTTTTTACCCGATATAATCGTGATCCGAAAATGTatagatttcatcgggtttaggatcGAATTTGGGTCTAATAAATAGGATCGATATATATTTCGAGACAAATCTAAATCACATCAAATTCAGTTTCACCCAACCCATGCACACCTCTACTACCTAAGATGATATACCTTTTGCTCCAATATTTACGTTACTTAAACCAATATTTTCGCTTCTGCTTCATCCACCATTAATCACTCTTGATTTGATTACTTTTTGTCTGAGACCAATCAAACCGcattgaatttaattggattagttttgtttgtttttttttagttttaaaattataagaaaacTAAACCATCTTAGTCATATTTagtgtaataaaaattaaatttgtataatATTCTTTTCAGCCAATAGTATAccataaaatactaaattatttaaaagtataaaattcaATATCATTATCTTCAATCATACAACATGATTTGTAagataattcaaaatttaacaaaattaatttcatattttaaacacaatgaatcaaaaataaaaatgaaaaatttgttCTTGATCATTTCTAATAGGGTTTGAGACTAAGAGACATATATGTGATACGTTAAAGCTTATAATGAGAtttatgataaaattataataacaagaatagaataaaaattatacttttaatttgatttctttCTATTTGTGTTGTAGAACTGATAATTGAACCAAtccaattaaaaacaataaattttaaatttcaaatttttagtatttaattttcattttgttttctttggttTATCGATTTAGTTTGGTTTAgttcaattttaaatatttctaaatgTGTATTTTGGTATTTCTCCAAGATCGTGGAAATATTTTCCAAAATGGTGCAATGGTTGAATCCTATTTGTTGCATAGGATCCTTTACTAGAGAGAGTTGGCATAATTATTGTGTAACTTAAAcctatagaattttttttaaatttaaattaatctaattcgaagtataatttaatctaaaatattttatgtacttttttttagtattaattgtttaaaaatatcattcattctaatttttttatcaacttttttaattactaattacACGCTAAAAATTtagattattgatattattttaattatatttttttttataataatacacatatattatttatactagtaaacaagatatgtattttttttcaaactccAAATATTTGATTTGCAAATGAGATAGGTGCAAAGAAAAATTTGGCTATACATACTAACTCATcttgtttaataaaatttaatttaaattatcaaaactaaaagattttaattttgatatgttaacCGTGTAAAATATTTcacataatataattataaccgtttttttaaatgatcatttttttttaccaaagataggaaatTCGAACTGGTAACCTCTTAGAtaagtatggagagactatgtcatttgatcTATAATTTATTAGCCTCTTAAATAATCATTTACGTggttaatataaaagataattatttttattaatgtgatattatatgattaaatgctagtgtaaaataattttacacaatccatcaaaattaaattcaaactaAAAAGGGTTAATTCATTACGAATAATCAATAAATCCATAATCCCTAGAAATTACTAAAAACGGGTTTACCATTTAAGACGGGCAAAAACAAAACGGAAGACGCAAGTATctgtaattgaattttaatttaaaagttgaattttgaaatcaaaacttCTGTTTTTGTTCAACGGGCAACAAGGAGTTTTCGaaactgctccttctttttctttttttgttctctCTTTCTTTCCGTCAATCTCTTGCGAGCTCCACTATGTCCCAAGGGATAGGTAGCCAGGCATCGGCTTCATCCCCTCATCGGTATTCATGtgctttttttcattgctttttgtcAATCAATGATATTGTACCTTGATAACGGTGTCGTTTTGTGTCGATATATGGTGTGCCTGCTTGATTTTGCTTAATGTTTGCATTTAGCAATAGCAGCTGATTTTTTGTTCTTGCTACGGATATCTGCTTTGTTCCATTTTGGATCTTTCTTGTGATcttcaataattaattttcaccGCTTGAATATTGTGTTACACACAGGAGAACCACCGGTCCTGTAAGGCGAGCAAATGGTGGTTGGACAGCAGAGGAGGTTAGTAATTGCACTTGGAGATAgttgttgttatttttatttattgtctttaatGTTTTGGTGATACATATTCTTACTGTTTTAAGAAGTTGATTAATAGTGAATTCATATTAGTTGATTTAGTGCTTCTTAGTATACATCTTTATATGCTAAAAATGCCAATGTATTTATTGTTCTGTAACATTTCAAATTGAGACCAagatattttcttgtcatttttacCACTTGACTTTTCATGTAATCACAACATAGTGCTCTTCAAACTCCTGCAGGATGAGACATTAAGAAATGCTGTTGCAGCCTTTAAGGGAAAGAGTTGGAAAAAAATAGGTATTTAGATTTAATGATATGGTAGTAAACAATATTTGTTTCCAATTTGTTCTGTGAAGGAGAATTATTATGAAGTTGAACCACAGGAATTTGTCTATGCGAATCATAAGAAATAATATTTTCTGTACCACTTGCTTACTGAAAGAATTATGCTCAATTTCATGACACCAATTTAAAATGTGAATGCAGCCGAGTTTTTCCCTGATAGATCAGATGTTCAATGTCTGCACAGATGGCAAAAAGTTCTTAGTCCAGAACTTGTTAAAGCACCTTGGACTAGGGAGTGACGCAACATTGCTAATGTTTCATTTTGGAATTCCAAGAATTTTTCATGGAAAAAAAAGTATGGAATGTACTGGTTTCAATATTTGTAAGTTGGGATTGAATTTTAAGACGGGTAAGGAAAgggttttagaaaataaattttttttccttcaatcTTTTTTGGATAGGGATGatgtcatttttttaataatttagagaTTTGAACAGTAAAATCTACAATTATTTTCCTTCAGTTATCTTCTCTAATCTATTATTAAATgccttcatttttcttatttaaatttttttaaccttTCTTCAACCATAGCACATCCTTGCACTCATGATATAAAGAGAAGCATGGTACGATGAATactttattatttgtattttaattgcTGAATTTAGTGTTCTCTCTATTTCATAAGTAAAGATCCAACtcgatttttatttattttctttatttattttcacCAAGGTTCTTTTATcccaaaaaaaatagaatttcgacttttaacctttttattttagaataatacgatttttttgttaaaaaaatttgttaaatagtaacgaaaattaattttgaactcCCACAAATTATTAGTAagtttgttttcgaaaatttttttcatcGGTGGTGGTTAAGTGGAGAAAGACCATTGCTAAAAATGATATcgcaaaaaaaaaattgcaatatgaagaccttttaaaagaaaaaatagcatcaaataagaaataaaaaagataatattaatgTTGATGATATTTGGTGATGATGACGATAGAGGAGATAATGATAGTGATAAAATATAGATACATAATAGAAATAGTAGAGATAAAAGTGATAACGATGAGAATAAAAGTGGTGGTAGTAGTGGTCATAGTTGGTTGTACTGTTGAAAAAAACTTTAGGGGTTTAAAACCCtaacaaattacaaataaaactcttacaaaattaattttcattacTATTTAACAGATTTTGTAATAGAGGGATCGAAGTGTCCTTTTTTTGAACAAATGCGAGGTtgggtttttatttttatttcttatcaACTCAATTTCTTTTATAGTTACATATTTATTTCATAGtttgatttaatatattttttattaaaaattcttaatttgatatttgagtttatatatttttgtttttatttttttattatattataaaaaataaattaaaattatattttacaataTTATTTATTGGTATGTAACATTAAAACTATAACAACGTAAAAAGATTCGTTATAATAgttatatatttagatatttaaatgacACAGAAAAAAACAATTATTTTAGTAAGTCTTCAACTATTATATAAGTTAACACAACGAAGGGTTATACAAGATTGAGAGTTGTGATAAAAATACATAGTGATAATTGATTGCGACCGAGTAAAGAGAAGGAGGGCCGGCAATGGGTAGCGCTAGCCTACCCTAGCGCGGgttgaaaatttcattaaaactCTACTCTATTCTACCTGCGGGATGAGAATCTTTCAACCCTAatcctacccgcaccctaaagttctaaacctACCCTATTCTATCCATAGAaagatcaatttttttcaaaacaaatataaaattcaatcatttcaaatttcatacatattaataaaataaaaaataaaaactaaatttaaattaaaattaaaaacaataaaatcttaaagaaatataacataaaattacaaacatacatattattatattaataaaataaaaaataaaaaactaagttaaaattaaaattaaaaacaataaaatcttaaagaaatccaacataaaattacaaatagcaTGATCATCAagttcttaataaaattaaaataacataaacaaagaATGCATCATCATCTTCAGACATTTCTTCTAATTCCAACTTCTTGCAACGTTACTCTTCCGCCAATTTAAAAAATGTATCATCATCTTCATTTGCAGTTTGATAATTAGGTTTTCTACCTCAAAATCAAATAcaacaattttattatatataattttaacacaattataatttctaaacaaattaagaaattaaaaacataaataacatCTTTTATGATATGCTGCCCAATAACAGATTTATAATGGTTGCACTTTGCCTTCCACTCTTTTCTCTCTTATATCTACTAAAGTATTGCTAATAAACACTTTTCAATGAAGATTTGTTGCTATTTTCAACTGAGGCAAACTCGTCCGGAACAAAATTAGCAGTTTCTTTAACAGGagtttcttcttgttgttcttgagCCACTACATCTATGT is drawn from Arachis hypogaea cultivar Tifrunner chromosome 12, arahy.Tifrunner.gnm2.J5K5, whole genome shotgun sequence and contains these coding sequences:
- the LOC112729344 gene encoding transcription factor MYB3R-5, giving the protein MSQGIGSQASASSPHRRTTGPVRRANGGWTAEEDETLRNAVAAFKGKSWKKIAEFFPDRSDVQCLHRWQKVLSPELVKAPWTRE